One Amycolatopsis sp. NBC_00355 genomic window carries:
- a CDS encoding STAS domain-containing protein, producing MVPEPRPAGHELTTAWVDAHGRLSIDVGHPRPRTVFVRARGEIDLSTARRLDEVLQSQVDGAVDEVVVDLGGVTFFSVAGLNSLMRAQLLADAAGARLTIDAEHSRAVRRLFALLPAESLASAR from the coding sequence ATGGTTCCCGAACCACGACCGGCCGGCCACGAACTCACCACGGCCTGGGTGGACGCCCACGGCCGGCTGTCGATCGACGTCGGTCACCCCCGGCCGCGCACCGTGTTCGTGCGGGCGAGAGGCGAGATCGACCTCAGCACCGCGCGCCGGCTCGACGAGGTCCTGCAGTCCCAAGTGGACGGCGCGGTCGACGAGGTGGTCGTCGACCTCGGCGGCGTCACGTTCTTCTCCGTCGCCGGGCTGAACTCGCTCATGCGGGCCCAGCTGCTCGCCGACGCCGCCGGCGCCCGCCTCACGATCGACGCGGAGCACTCGCGCGCGGTCCGCCGGCTGTTCGCCTTGCTGCCGGCGGAAAGCCTCGCCTCCGCCCGGTGA
- a CDS encoding RraA family protein, giving the protein MEHEDLERRFATLTTAHLADACIRAGLPVRCAPAPTRAVVPGSRLLGPAVPARHVGSVDVFLEAFEHAVPGGVLVVDNGGRLDESCVGDLVVLEARAAGLSGVVIWGLHRDTADIREIGLPVFSLGSLPTGPLSLGPRVDGGLAEAIVGSWRIGSSDLVLGDDDGVLFLPRDRAPELVTLAEGIRDTERRQADRIRAGESLRDQVRFTDFLAARETDSALTFRAHLRAVGGAIEE; this is encoded by the coding sequence ATGGAGCACGAAGATCTCGAGCGGCGTTTCGCGACGCTGACCACCGCCCACCTCGCGGACGCCTGCATCCGCGCCGGGCTGCCCGTGCGCTGCGCCCCGGCGCCGACCCGCGCGGTGGTGCCCGGCAGCAGGCTGCTCGGCCCGGCGGTCCCGGCCCGGCACGTCGGCAGCGTCGACGTCTTCCTGGAGGCGTTCGAGCACGCCGTTCCCGGCGGGGTGCTGGTGGTCGACAACGGCGGCCGCCTCGACGAAAGCTGCGTCGGCGACCTCGTGGTCCTCGAAGCGCGCGCCGCCGGGCTGTCCGGGGTGGTCATCTGGGGCCTGCACCGCGACACCGCCGACATCCGCGAGATCGGCCTGCCCGTGTTCAGCCTCGGCTCGCTCCCGACCGGGCCGCTGAGCCTCGGGCCCCGCGTGGACGGCGGGCTGGCCGAGGCGATCGTCGGCTCGTGGCGGATCGGGTCCTCGGACCTGGTGCTGGGCGACGACGACGGTGTCCTGTTCCTTCCGCGAGACCGTGCGCCGGAGCTGGTCACCCTCGCCGAAGGGATCCGCGACACCGAACGGCGTCAGGCCGACCGGATCCGGGCCGGTGAATCGCTGCGGGACCAGGTCCGGTTCACGGACTTCCTGGCCGCGCGGGAAACGGACTCGGCACTCACCTTCCGCGCGCACCTGCGCGCTGTCGGCGGCGCGATCGAGGAGTGA
- a CDS encoding VOC family protein, giving the protein MERVLGIGGYFLRAADPAALSAWYRDCLGLDADEHGRWDQGDGPTVFAAFESGTDYFGSRTQQTMLNFRVRDLDAMLAQLRAQGAAVADETQDMAGVGRFGWVTDPEGNRVELWQPA; this is encoded by the coding sequence ATGGAACGTGTACTGGGTATCGGCGGGTACTTCCTGCGAGCCGCGGATCCGGCGGCCCTGAGCGCCTGGTACCGCGACTGCCTGGGCCTGGACGCCGACGAACACGGCCGGTGGGACCAAGGTGACGGGCCCACGGTGTTCGCGGCCTTCGAGTCCGGCACCGATTACTTCGGGTCCCGCACCCAGCAGACGATGCTCAACTTCCGGGTGCGCGACCTGGACGCGATGCTCGCGCAGCTGCGCGCCCAGGGCGCGGCCGTGGCCGACGAGACGCAGGACATGGCGGGGGTCGGCCGCTTCGGCTGGGTCACCGATCCCGAGGGCAACCGGGTCGAGCTGTGGCAGCCCGCCTGA
- the cutA gene encoding divalent-cation tolerance protein CutA yields the protein MAAEHVIVTTTTDSEAAARELAARAIEARLGACAQVVGPVTSVYRWEGKVQTDQEWRVEIKTTADRVAALTERIGQLHSYDLPEVIATPIEGGSAAYLAWLTAETRG from the coding sequence ATGGCTGCTGAGCACGTGATCGTGACGACCACGACCGACTCCGAGGCGGCGGCTCGCGAGCTGGCCGCGCGGGCGATCGAGGCCCGGCTGGGCGCCTGCGCGCAGGTCGTCGGCCCGGTGACCAGCGTCTACCGCTGGGAGGGCAAGGTGCAGACCGATCAGGAGTGGCGCGTCGAGATCAAGACGACCGCCGACCGGGTCGCCGCGCTGACCGAGCGGATCGGGCAGCTGCACAGCTACGACCTGCCCGAGGTGATCGCCACGCCGATCGAGGGCGGCAGCGCGGCGTACCTCGCCTGGCTGACCGCGGAAACGCGTGGCTGA
- a CDS encoding aminoglycoside phosphotransferase family protein, which translates to MVTGDLSSAEATITVPVVRSLVETQFPRWAGLAIEPAPAQGVDNATYRLGPDMSVRLPRFARWIGQVTREQEWLPRLAPQLPLPVPVPLAEGEPGAGYPFPWSVYRWLPGGPVDPGRVEGVAAALAGFFAALHGLDATGGPPPQWSNGFRGVSMTDERDSAIAPARLAPRIEAVAGPVDLDAVAAVWETARAAPPWEGPPVWIHGDPAPANLLSHNGRLSAVIDFGTLAVGDPACDLIAAWSVLSAEGRAEYRTTLDVDDATWARGRGWGLTAVLPSRAELTDPDPARVAAARRRLDELVADHTSSR; encoded by the coding sequence GTGGTCACCGGTGATCTCTCCTCGGCCGAAGCGACGATCACGGTCCCCGTGGTCCGCAGCCTCGTCGAGACGCAGTTCCCGCGGTGGGCGGGGCTCGCGATCGAGCCGGCGCCGGCGCAGGGCGTCGACAACGCGACCTACCGCCTGGGGCCGGACATGTCGGTGCGGCTGCCCCGGTTCGCGCGGTGGATCGGGCAGGTGACGCGCGAGCAGGAGTGGTTGCCGCGGCTGGCGCCGCAGCTGCCCCTGCCGGTCCCGGTCCCGCTGGCCGAGGGCGAACCGGGCGCGGGCTACCCGTTCCCGTGGTCGGTCTACCGCTGGCTGCCGGGCGGCCCGGTCGACCCCGGCCGGGTCGAGGGCGTGGCGGCCGCCCTCGCCGGGTTCTTCGCGGCGTTGCACGGCCTCGACGCGACCGGCGGCCCGCCGCCGCAGTGGAGCAACGGCTTCCGCGGCGTCTCGATGACCGACGAGCGCGACTCGGCGATCGCCCCGGCCCGGCTGGCGCCGCGCATCGAGGCCGTGGCCGGCCCGGTCGACCTCGACGCGGTGGCCGCGGTCTGGGAGACCGCCCGTGCGGCACCGCCGTGGGAGGGCCCGCCGGTCTGGATCCACGGGGACCCGGCCCCGGCGAACCTGTTGTCGCACAACGGCCGCCTCAGCGCGGTCATCGACTTCGGCACGCTGGCGGTCGGGGACCCGGCCTGCGACCTGATCGCCGCGTGGTCGGTGCTGTCGGCCGAGGGCCGCGCCGAGTACCGCACGACCCTCGACGTCGACGACGCGACGTGGGCCCGCGGGCGTGGCTGGGGACTGACCGCGGTGCTGCCGTCGCGAGCGGAACTGACCGACCCGGATCCGGCGCGGGTGGCCGCGGCGCGCCGGCGGCTGGACGAGCTGGTGGCCGACCACACGTCGTCCCGCTGA
- a CDS encoding glycoprotein — MTTSSGDVFQNEQGSGGGNQFNEQASAGGSGNIFQNEQDSGGSGGDQFNEQASSGGRGDIFQNEQGSGGHGGDQFNEQASSGGRGDIFQNEQGSGGHGGDQFNEQASNGGRGDVFQNEQGSGGHGGNQFNEQASTDGRGGDIFQNQQGSGGHGGDQFNEQASNGGRGDIFQNEQGSGGHGGDQFNEQASNGGRGDIFQNEQGSGRGNQFNEQASAGHHSDVFQNEQGSGGHGGDQFNEQASTGGVGGAIFQNEQGSGGHGGNQFNEQASNGGRGDVFQNEQGSGGHGGNQFNEQASNGGRGDIFQNEQGSGGHGGNQFNEQASTGGHGSIFQNEQGSGGHGGNQFNEQASNGGRGDVFQNEQGSGGHGGNQFNEQASTGGRGDIFQNQQGSGGHGGNQFNEQASTGGHGSIFQNEQGSGGHGGDQFNEQAATEHHSHEQEHHHAAEHDHHADHHHDVDHHHI, encoded by the coding sequence ATGACGACTTCGTCGGGCGACGTTTTCCAGAACGAGCAGGGTTCCGGTGGCGGCAACCAGTTCAACGAGCAGGCCTCGGCCGGCGGCTCGGGGAACATCTTCCAGAACGAGCAGGATTCGGGCGGTTCCGGTGGCGACCAGTTCAACGAGCAGGCGTCGAGTGGCGGTCGTGGGGACATCTTCCAGAACGAGCAGGGTTCGGGCGGTCACGGCGGCGACCAGTTCAACGAGCAGGCGTCGAGTGGCGGTCGTGGGGACATCTTCCAGAACGAGCAGGGCTCGGGTGGCCACGGTGGGGACCAGTTCAACGAGCAGGCGTCGAATGGTGGTCGCGGCGACGTTTTCCAGAACGAGCAGGGCTCGGGCGGGCACGGTGGGAACCAGTTCAACGAGCAGGCCTCCACCGATGGTCGCGGCGGCGACATCTTCCAGAACCAGCAGGGTTCGGGCGGTCACGGTGGCGACCAGTTCAACGAGCAGGCGTCGAACGGTGGTCGCGGCGACATCTTCCAGAACGAGCAGGGCTCGGGTGGCCACGGTGGCGACCAGTTCAACGAGCAGGCCTCGAACGGTGGCCGTGGGGACATCTTCCAGAACGAGCAAGGCTCCGGGCGCGGCAACCAGTTCAACGAGCAGGCTTCGGCCGGCCACCACAGTGACGTGTTCCAGAACGAGCAGGGCTCGGGCGGGCACGGCGGCGACCAGTTCAACGAGCAGGCCTCCACCGGCGGCGTCGGCGGCGCGATCTTCCAGAACGAGCAGGGTTCCGGTGGCCACGGTGGGAACCAGTTCAACGAGCAGGCGTCGAACGGTGGTCGCGGCGACGTTTTCCAGAACGAGCAGGGCTCGGGCGGGCACGGTGGCAATCAGTTCAACGAGCAGGCCTCGAACGGTGGCCGCGGCGACATCTTCCAGAACGAGCAGGGCTCGGGTGGCCACGGTGGTAACCAGTTCAACGAGCAGGCCTCGACCGGCGGTCACGGGAGCATCTTCCAGAACGAGCAGGGTTCCGGCGGGCACGGTGGGAACCAGTTCAACGAGCAGGCGTCGAACGGTGGTCGCGGCGACGTTTTCCAGAACGAGCAGGGCTCGGGCGGGCACGGTGGCAATCAGTTCAACGAGCAGGCTTCCACGGGCGGCCGCGGCGACATCTTCCAGAACCAGCAGGGTTCCGGTGGCCACGGTGGGAACCAGTTCAACGAGCAGGCCTCCACGGGCGGTCACGGGAGCATCTTCCAGAACGAGCAGGGCTCGGGCGGGCACGGCGGCGACCAGTTCAACGAGCAAGCGGCCACCGAGCACCACAGCCACGAGCAGGAGCACCACCACGCGGCGGAGCACGACCACCACGCCGACCACCACCACGACGTCGACCACCACCACATCTGA
- a CDS encoding dynamin family protein: protein MQEPSGGGRIALDTLDLAVKGAKAYGREDLVQRLTDARRLLSEPDITVYVVGEFKQGKSSLINALLTAKICPVDDDIATAVPTVVRFAPESGALATYEPADPSSPPWTEQISLEDLPSHVSEAGNPGNLRKLRSVTASISRQLLSGGLVLVDTPGVGGLGSLHNAVTVSSIPRAHAVLFLSDASQELTAAELRFLRTVKELCPSVFFVLTKTDLYPHWRRILELNAGHLDACGITIDTIAVSSELRTVAARSADQEMNVESGFPQLVKHLQGVVGDAERSALNAVGLHVGSAVGQLHAALRSRRTSLAHPEQSAALIAELTRVNDRVDALRSQSSRWQQLLFDGFADISSDVDYDLRARSRGVLHEAEEAIEEGDPAKNWPEFEKWLRQRLANETLENYATFVKEARILAGRVAEHFELAESQAVLPREVQAPVKVVEEIAIDSSFTGVKTRGTTGMAAFQKAYSGFLMFSMLTKMAALAIPTPFGIAAGLLMGRSGFLDERKRQLEKRRTLAKTAVRRFVDEFNLQLGKDSRDAMRTVQRELRDAYSARVEELQRSLTEALAAAKKAVVEDESETGELKRLEADIEALEVLGRRADELTLRSAPKANAAPLPAVTR from the coding sequence ATGCAGGAGCCGAGCGGCGGGGGGCGGATCGCCCTCGACACCCTCGACCTCGCGGTCAAGGGCGCCAAGGCCTACGGGCGGGAAGACCTCGTCCAGCGCCTCACCGACGCCCGGCGCCTGCTGTCCGAGCCCGACATCACCGTCTACGTCGTCGGGGAGTTCAAGCAGGGCAAGAGTTCTCTCATCAACGCCCTGCTCACCGCCAAGATCTGCCCGGTCGACGACGACATCGCGACCGCGGTGCCGACGGTCGTCCGGTTCGCGCCGGAGTCCGGGGCTCTGGCGACCTACGAACCGGCCGATCCGTCGTCGCCGCCGTGGACCGAACAGATCTCGCTCGAAGACCTGCCGTCCCACGTGAGTGAAGCCGGCAACCCCGGCAACCTCCGGAAGCTGCGGTCGGTCACCGCGTCGATCAGCCGCCAGCTGCTCTCCGGCGGGCTGGTGCTGGTCGACACCCCCGGCGTCGGCGGGCTCGGCTCGCTGCACAACGCCGTCACGGTCAGCTCGATCCCGCGGGCGCACGCCGTCCTGTTCCTCTCCGACGCCTCGCAGGAGCTGACCGCCGCCGAGCTGCGGTTCCTCCGGACGGTGAAAGAACTCTGCCCGTCGGTGTTCTTCGTGCTCACCAAAACCGATCTGTACCCGCACTGGCGCCGGATCCTCGAGCTCAACGCCGGCCACCTCGACGCCTGCGGCATCACCATCGACACCATCGCGGTGTCCTCGGAGCTGCGCACCGTCGCGGCCCGCTCGGCCGACCAGGAGATGAACGTCGAGTCCGGCTTCCCGCAGCTCGTCAAGCACCTCCAGGGCGTTGTCGGTGACGCCGAACGCTCGGCGCTCAACGCCGTCGGCCTGCACGTCGGGTCCGCCGTCGGCCAGCTGCACGCCGCGCTGCGGTCGCGCCGCACCTCGCTGGCCCACCCCGAGCAGTCCGCCGCGCTCATCGCGGAGCTGACCCGGGTGAACGACCGCGTCGACGCGCTCCGCAGCCAGTCGTCCAGGTGGCAGCAGCTGCTCTTCGACGGTTTCGCCGACATTTCGTCCGATGTGGACTACGACCTGCGCGCCCGCTCGCGCGGTGTGCTGCACGAAGCCGAAGAGGCCATCGAAGAGGGCGATCCGGCCAAGAACTGGCCCGAGTTCGAGAAGTGGCTGCGGCAGCGGCTGGCGAACGAGACGCTGGAGAACTACGCGACGTTCGTCAAAGAGGCCCGGATCCTGGCCGGCCGGGTGGCCGAGCACTTCGAGCTCGCCGAGTCGCAGGCCGTGCTGCCGCGCGAGGTGCAGGCGCCGGTCAAGGTGGTCGAGGAGATCGCCATCGACTCGTCGTTCACCGGCGTCAAGACCCGCGGCACCACCGGGATGGCCGCGTTCCAGAAGGCCTACAGCGGGTTCCTGATGTTCTCCATGCTCACGAAGATGGCCGCGCTGGCCATCCCGACGCCGTTCGGCATCGCGGCCGGCCTGCTGATGGGCCGCTCCGGGTTCCTCGACGAGCGCAAGCGGCAGCTGGAGAAACGCCGCACCCTGGCCAAGACCGCCGTCCGCCGGTTCGTCGACGAGTTCAACCTCCAGCTGGGCAAGGACTCCCGCGACGCGATGCGGACCGTCCAGCGGGAACTCCGCGACGCCTACAGCGCGCGCGTCGAAGAACTGCAGCGTTCCCTGACCGAAGCGCTGGCCGCGGCCAAGAAGGCCGTGGTCGAGGACGAGTCGGAGACGGGCGAGCTCAAGCGGCTGGAGGCCGACATCGAAGCCCTCGAGGTTCTCGGCCGGCGCGCCGACGAACTCACCCTGCGCAGTGCCCCCAAGGCAAACGCCGCGCCCCTCCCGGCGGTGACCCGATGA
- a CDS encoding Hsp70 family protein produces MGYGLGIDLGTTFTAAAVDSAGHVEMVSLGDRTAAIPSVVLLRADGSVLVGDAANRRAAVEPDRVAREFKRRLGDPTPVLLGGAPHSVASLMAHLLGHVVRTVAGQQGGRPDRITLTHPANWGPYKRELFEQVPKLTGIDRVGLITEPEAAAAHYAAQERLEEGAVVAVYDLGGGTFDATVLRKRGGGFEILGSPEGIEGLGGVDFDEAVFGHVDRALDGKLSQIDPDDSGAVAAVVRLRQECVLAKEALSADTETAIPVLLPSVQTEVRLTRGELEEMIRPSITATIGSLHRALRSANLRPADLGAVLLVGGSSRIPLVSQLVSAELGRPTAVDIHPKYGVALGAAALASGRSGLVQATQAQLPVPQVPQTPPTGVAVPRTPPAGVPARPDARRAPAPREETRALATPGFGAGAPPPSLGRGKADGASPGRRASRRGVVIGLCAVAVVAIGGVAVAVSSSSGGGGTSGDPTPEVSTSEAPTLVSIPSPSEVPETTHATVAAPHTNPPATTRRKTPPRTTTPTRTTTPTTTTTPTTSTSAKPTP; encoded by the coding sequence ATGGGCTACGGACTGGGTATCGACCTCGGCACGACCTTCACGGCCGCCGCCGTCGACAGTGCCGGCCACGTCGAGATGGTGTCGCTCGGCGACCGCACGGCGGCCATCCCGTCGGTGGTGCTGCTGCGGGCGGACGGCAGCGTGCTGGTCGGGGACGCGGCGAACCGGCGGGCGGCCGTCGAGCCGGACCGGGTGGCGCGGGAGTTCAAGCGGCGCCTCGGCGACCCGACGCCGGTGCTGCTCGGCGGCGCGCCGCACTCGGTGGCGTCGCTGATGGCGCACCTGCTCGGCCACGTCGTGCGGACGGTCGCCGGGCAGCAGGGCGGCCGGCCGGACCGGATCACGCTGACCCACCCGGCGAACTGGGGCCCGTACAAGCGGGAGCTGTTCGAGCAGGTGCCGAAGCTGACCGGGATCGACCGCGTCGGCCTGATCACCGAACCGGAGGCCGCGGCCGCGCACTACGCCGCGCAGGAGCGGCTGGAGGAGGGCGCCGTCGTCGCGGTGTACGACCTCGGCGGCGGCACGTTCGACGCGACTGTGCTGCGCAAGCGCGGCGGCGGGTTCGAGATCCTCGGCTCTCCCGAGGGCATCGAAGGACTCGGTGGCGTCGACTTCGACGAGGCCGTGTTCGGGCACGTCGACCGCGCGCTCGACGGGAAGCTGTCGCAGATCGACCCGGACGACTCCGGCGCGGTCGCCGCGGTGGTGCGGCTGCGCCAGGAGTGCGTGCTGGCCAAGGAAGCCCTGTCCGCGGACACCGAGACGGCCATCCCGGTGCTGCTGCCGTCGGTGCAGACCGAGGTGCGGCTCACGCGCGGCGAGCTCGAGGAGATGATCCGCCCGTCGATCACCGCGACGATCGGTTCGCTGCACCGCGCGCTGCGCTCGGCGAACCTCCGGCCCGCCGACCTCGGCGCGGTGCTGCTGGTCGGCGGCTCGTCGCGGATCCCGCTGGTGTCGCAGCTGGTGTCGGCCGAGCTCGGCCGCCCGACCGCGGTCGACATCCACCCGAAGTACGGCGTCGCGCTCGGCGCCGCGGCGCTGGCTTCCGGCCGGTCCGGGCTGGTGCAGGCGACCCAGGCCCAGCTGCCGGTGCCTCAGGTACCGCAGACGCCGCCGACGGGTGTCGCGGTGCCGCGCACACCGCCGGCGGGAGTGCCGGCGCGTCCCGACGCCCGGCGCGCACCGGCCCCGCGTGAGGAGACGCGCGCGCTGGCCACGCCGGGATTCGGCGCGGGCGCGCCGCCGCCGTCGCTCGGCCGGGGCAAGGCAGACGGGGCGAGCCCGGGACGCCGCGCGTCGCGGCGCGGGGTCGTGATCGGGTTGTGCGCGGTCGCGGTGGTGGCGATCGGCGGCGTCGCGGTGGCGGTCAGCAGCAGTTCCGGCGGTGGCGGCACTTCGGGTGACCCGACGCCGGAGGTGTCGACGAGCGAGGCGCCGACGCTGGTCAGCATCCCGTCGCCGTCCGAGGTGCCGGAAACCACGCACGCGACGGTGGCGGCGCCGCACACGAACCCGCCGGCGACGACGCGCCGCAAGACCCCGCCGCGCACCACGACGCCGACCCGCACCACGACCCCGACGACGACCACCACCCCGACGACCTCGACGAGCGCGAAACCCACACCCTGA
- a CDS encoding dynamin family protein codes for MTPLYIQVRGLVARACAGYAGTPAEPVLRQIAGRLAEPLRVAIAGRVKAGKSTLLNALVGQELAATDAGECTRVVTWYRNGPTYRIMLHPVRGMPRQLPFGRLSGTLGLELGVAPDDVDRLVVDWPSPALRAMTLIDTPGLGSARASVSERTEVALVPDRDGVGTADAVVYLMRHVHGDDVRFLEAFHDDPAERRPVNTIGVLSRADEVGHARGDALDSAAKVAERYARDPRVRGLCQTVVPVAGLLASSAASLKEAEYRAFGVLAAAPQDELARLLTSADRFARAESAVDVPAAQRADLLNRYGLFGVRLAVELTGGGLVTGARALSGELLARSGLHRLRSLLTTQFAARADVLKARSALQAMELVLRAYPDRTGGLLHEWERVVAGAHEFAEIQLIDSIRLGVVLFTTDEARDAERLLGATGVDVPSRLGLPADAGRAAIRQALGAQLLRWQRRAEHPASPRDVRDAARVLVRTCEGMLLSEARAEVLS; via the coding sequence ATGACTCCCTTGTACATCCAGGTCCGCGGGCTCGTCGCCCGCGCGTGCGCCGGGTACGCCGGCACCCCCGCCGAGCCGGTACTGCGGCAGATCGCCGGCCGGCTGGCCGAGCCGCTGCGGGTCGCCATCGCGGGCCGGGTCAAGGCCGGGAAGTCCACGTTGCTCAACGCGCTGGTCGGCCAGGAGCTGGCCGCGACCGACGCGGGGGAGTGCACCCGCGTCGTCACCTGGTACCGCAACGGCCCGACCTACCGGATCATGCTGCACCCGGTCCGCGGGATGCCGCGGCAGCTGCCGTTCGGCCGGCTCAGCGGCACCCTCGGCCTCGAGCTCGGCGTGGCGCCGGACGACGTCGACCGCCTGGTCGTCGACTGGCCGTCCCCGGCGCTGCGGGCGATGACGCTGATCGACACACCCGGGCTGGGTTCGGCGCGGGCGTCGGTCTCCGAGCGCACCGAGGTCGCCCTGGTGCCGGACCGCGACGGGGTCGGCACCGCGGACGCCGTCGTCTACCTGATGCGGCACGTGCACGGCGACGACGTCCGGTTCCTCGAGGCCTTCCACGACGACCCCGCCGAACGCCGCCCGGTCAACACGATCGGCGTGCTGTCCCGGGCCGACGAGGTCGGGCACGCCCGCGGCGACGCGCTGGATTCCGCCGCGAAAGTCGCCGAGCGCTACGCCCGTGACCCGCGCGTCCGCGGGCTCTGCCAGACCGTGGTCCCGGTGGCCGGCCTGCTGGCCAGCTCCGCCGCCTCCCTGAAGGAAGCCGAGTACCGCGCGTTCGGCGTGCTGGCCGCTGCGCCTCAGGACGAGCTGGCGCGGCTGCTGACGTCGGCGGACCGCTTCGCCCGCGCGGAGTCCGCAGTGGACGTCCCGGCGGCGCAGCGCGCGGACCTGCTGAACCGCTACGGCCTGTTCGGTGTCCGGCTGGCCGTCGAGCTGACCGGCGGCGGCCTGGTGACCGGCGCGCGGGCGCTGTCGGGGGAGCTGCTGGCCCGCAGCGGCCTGCACCGCCTCCGATCGCTGCTGACCACCCAGTTCGCCGCACGGGCCGACGTCCTCAAGGCGCGCTCGGCGCTGCAGGCGATGGAGCTCGTGCTGCGGGCCTACCCGGATCGCACCGGCGGGCTGCTGCACGAATGGGAACGCGTCGTCGCCGGCGCGCACGAGTTCGCCGAGATCCAGCTGATCGACTCGATCCGGCTCGGCGTCGTGCTGTTCACCACGGACGAGGCCCGCGACGCGGAACGGCTGCTCGGCGCGACCGGGGTGGACGTGCCGAGCCGGCTGGGCCTGCCGGCCGACGCCGGCCGCGCGGCGATCCGGCAGGCGCTCGGCGCGCAGCTGCTGAGGTGGCAGCGGCGCGCCGAGCACCCGGCCTCGCCCCGGGACGTCCGCGACGCGGCCCGCGTCCTCGTGCGTACGTGCGAAGGAATGCTGCTCAGCGAAGCCCGGGCGGAGGTCTTGTCGTGA